One region of Pseudomonas sp. ABC1 genomic DNA includes:
- a CDS encoding ABC transporter ATP-binding protein, translated as MNKPHPTPSITPLLETWRQLMSSARSRAPQLRASLIGLGLAAALQGLALACLMPLFQALIPQADWTAAWPWLLAMTASMLASTAVRWWAQGFDYRGDMVHNTHELRTELGEQLRRIPLEVLQDKRTGAVNATLLGNVDETLSYILTVANMMATALVTPVVVALAALWFDWRMGLILLLVFPLLIPLYRWRRPAFGRGMRMLADANERTSSDILEYTQGLPVLRSACCVGEHAVALQASFKHLEMIQTIGQKKGTKPNLILATVMELAILLVVFAGTLLVVQGSLDVAILAALMVIVVRFAEPLATFVLYAKVIDLIEAALGKINALLAVAPLPQQTPEQMPDAFDVAFEGVRFGYASAKEPTLRDLSAHLPARSLTALVGPSGSGKTTVTRLLMRHADPQAGAITIGGVDIRAITPEQLNALISVVFQDVYLFDDTILANIRMARPDASDAEVEAAARAAHCHEFVTRLPEGYATRVGDIGGRLSGGERQRISIARAMLKNAPIVILDEPTAALDTESEVAVQTAIDALVRERTVIVIAHRLSTIAAADQILVIDDGLVVEAGKHADLLACKGRYARMWQAQQSAKNWHASRDAQPNFDLAGD; from the coding sequence ATGAACAAACCACACCCCACGCCCAGCATCACCCCCTTGCTTGAAACCTGGCGGCAACTGATGAGTAGTGCCCGCAGCCGCGCCCCCCAATTGCGGGCCAGCCTGATCGGGCTGGGCTTGGCTGCTGCCCTGCAAGGCCTGGCACTGGCATGCCTGATGCCCTTGTTCCAGGCACTGATTCCGCAGGCGGATTGGACTGCCGCCTGGCCCTGGCTGCTGGCGATGACGGCCTCGATGTTGGCGAGCACGGCAGTCCGTTGGTGGGCCCAGGGCTTCGATTACCGAGGCGACATGGTGCACAACACCCATGAACTGCGCACCGAGCTGGGCGAGCAATTGCGGCGTATTCCGCTAGAGGTCTTGCAGGACAAGCGCACTGGCGCGGTGAATGCCACGCTGCTGGGCAATGTGGACGAGACGCTGAGCTATATCCTGACCGTCGCCAACATGATGGCAACTGCCCTGGTCACGCCGGTGGTGGTGGCGCTGGCGGCCCTGTGGTTCGACTGGCGCATGGGGCTGATTCTGCTGCTGGTGTTTCCGCTGCTGATTCCACTGTACCGCTGGCGGCGTCCGGCCTTCGGGCGCGGCATGCGCATGCTGGCCGATGCCAACGAGCGCACCAGCAGCGATATTCTGGAGTACACCCAGGGCCTGCCGGTACTGCGGTCGGCATGTTGTGTGGGTGAGCATGCTGTGGCTTTGCAGGCAAGTTTCAAGCACCTGGAAATGATCCAGACCATCGGCCAGAAGAAAGGCACCAAGCCGAATCTGATTCTGGCAACCGTCATGGAGCTGGCGATCCTGTTGGTGGTGTTCGCCGGTACCCTGCTGGTCGTGCAAGGTTCGCTGGATGTCGCCATTCTGGCGGCCCTGATGGTGATCGTGGTTCGTTTTGCCGAGCCGCTGGCGACCTTTGTGCTGTATGCCAAGGTGATTGACCTGATCGAGGCCGCGTTGGGCAAGATCAATGCCTTGCTGGCCGTTGCCCCCTTGCCCCAACAAACGCCCGAGCAGATGCCGGACGCCTTTGATGTGGCCTTCGAGGGGGTGCGCTTTGGCTATGCCAGTGCCAAGGAGCCTACGCTGCGGGATCTGAGTGCGCATCTGCCAGCCCGCAGCCTGACGGCCTTGGTCGGCCCTTCGGGCAGCGGCAAGACCACCGTCACGCGCTTGCTGATGCGTCATGCCGACCCGCAGGCCGGAGCCATCACCATCGGTGGCGTGGATATCCGCGCCATCACGCCGGAGCAACTCAATGCGCTGATTTCCGTGGTGTTCCAGGACGTGTACCTGTTCGACGACACCATCCTGGCCAACATCCGCATGGCCCGGCCCGACGCCAGCGATGCAGAGGTCGAGGCCGCCGCCCGTGCGGCCCATTGCCATGAGTTCGTCACGCGCTTGCCCGAGGGCTACGCCACACGCGTGGGCGACATCGGCGGGCGGCTCTCGGGCGGCGAGCGTCAGCGCATCAGCATTGCGCGGGCCATGCTCAAGAACGCCCCCATCGTCATCCTCGACGAGCCTACTGCCGCGCTGGATACCGAGAGCGAAGTGGCGGTGCAGACCGCCATTGATGCCCTGGTGCGTGAGCGCACGGTGATTGTGATTGCCCACCGCCTTTCCACCATTGCCGCCGCCGACCAGATTCTGGTGATCGACGACGGGTTGGTGGTGGAGGCCGGTAAGCATGCCGATCTGCTGGCCTGTAAGGGCCGCTACGCCCGCATGTGGCAGGCCCAGCAAAGTGCCAAGAACTGGCATGCCAGCCGCGACGCGCAACCAAATTTTGACTTAGCAGGAGATTGA
- a CDS encoding ABC transporter ATP-binding protein, with amino-acid sequence MSKGNSRAVPGVWSIMRPVQGQIRLGMALAGLAAACALGALCALAWAVHALLTAPGQWPWPALMLAVALTVLAYVLRLTAFNRSHFAAFQLETRLRTDLSEHLARVPLGYVQQTGSGALTKVMMDDVKALHVFVADSTPLYARAYVSPVLTFVLLWWLDWRLALAATAVLAVGMAVVSLAMRGSGEMMQRYHAASEDVSKAVVEYVQAMPVVRTFDTGTTTFQRYQQALNAFVEVVLQWYRMAGVSSRLSMAILNPLPTLAVLVWLGGWLISRDALAASTWLAVLLVGTGMAESLLPLMSLKHLVAKTQMSIHRIHEVMAEPELPVVDIAQAKVPRDASVRFEQVDFRYTADGERVLQSVSFEAAQGSVTALVGPSGAGKTTVARLIPRFWDVSSGCIRIGGVDVREMLPEVLMQQVAFVFQDTFLFADTITNNIRLGLGAATMDEVIAAAKAAQAHEFIMALPQGYETPAGERGVFLSGGQRQRITIARAILQNRPILVLDEATAFADPENEAALVAALSNLMRGKTVLMVAHRLSTIRDADQILVFDQGRLAEQGRHDALVAQGGVYARLWHNYETAQNWSLMGVHS; translated from the coding sequence ATGAGCAAAGGCAATTCCCGGGCGGTACCGGGCGTCTGGTCCATCATGCGGCCTGTGCAGGGCCAGATCCGCCTGGGCATGGCATTGGCCGGTCTGGCAGCCGCCTGTGCCCTGGGGGCCTTGTGCGCCCTGGCGTGGGCAGTGCATGCCTTGCTGACTGCACCTGGCCAATGGCCGTGGCCAGCTTTGATGCTGGCTGTCGCACTGACGGTATTGGCCTATGTTTTGCGGCTGACGGCATTCAATCGCTCGCATTTCGCCGCGTTTCAGCTGGAAACCCGCTTACGTACCGATCTTTCCGAGCATCTGGCGCGGGTGCCGCTGGGCTATGTGCAGCAGACCGGCTCTGGCGCCTTGACCAAGGTGATGATGGATGACGTCAAGGCGCTGCATGTGTTTGTGGCCGATAGCACGCCTTTGTATGCGCGGGCTTATGTCTCGCCGGTACTGACCTTCGTGCTGCTGTGGTGGCTGGATTGGCGGCTGGCCTTGGCGGCTACTGCGGTGCTGGCTGTCGGTATGGCAGTGGTATCACTGGCGATGCGCGGCAGCGGTGAGATGATGCAGCGTTACCACGCCGCCAGCGAGGACGTGAGCAAGGCCGTGGTGGAGTATGTGCAGGCCATGCCGGTGGTGCGTACCTTCGACACCGGCACGACCACGTTCCAGCGTTACCAGCAGGCACTCAATGCCTTCGTCGAGGTGGTGTTGCAGTGGTACCGGATGGCGGGTGTGTCGTCGCGCTTGTCGATGGCCATCCTCAATCCGCTGCCCACACTGGCAGTGCTGGTGTGGCTGGGCGGCTGGCTGATCAGCCGTGATGCGCTGGCGGCTTCGACCTGGCTGGCAGTGCTGCTGGTGGGCACGGGCATGGCTGAGTCGCTGCTGCCGCTGATGTCGCTCAAGCACCTGGTCGCCAAGACACAGATGAGCATCCACCGCATTCACGAGGTGATGGCCGAGCCGGAGTTGCCGGTGGTGGATATTGCCCAGGCCAAGGTGCCGCGAGATGCGAGCGTGCGCTTCGAGCAAGTGGATTTCCGCTATACAGCCGATGGTGAGCGGGTGCTGCAAAGCGTGAGCTTCGAGGCAGCGCAAGGCAGTGTCACGGCGTTGGTCGGCCCCTCTGGCGCAGGCAAAACAACCGTGGCGCGACTGATTCCACGCTTCTGGGACGTAAGTTCCGGCTGTATTCGGATCGGCGGCGTGGATGTGCGCGAGATGCTGCCCGAGGTCCTGATGCAGCAAGTGGCATTTGTGTTCCAGGACACGTTTCTGTTTGCCGACACCATCACCAACAACATTCGGCTAGGGCTGGGAGCCGCGACCATGGATGAGGTCATCGCCGCGGCCAAGGCGGCCCAGGCCCATGAGTTCATCATGGCGTTGCCGCAAGGCTATGAAACGCCCGCAGGCGAGCGGGGCGTGTTCCTCTCCGGTGGGCAACGCCAGCGCATCACCATCGCCCGCGCCATTTTGCAGAACCGGCCCATTCTGGTGCTGGACGAAGCAACAGCCTTTGCCGACCCGGAAAATGAGGCGGCACTGGTGGCCGCACTGTCGAACCTGATGCGCGGCAAGACAGTGCTGATGGTGGCGCATCGGCTATCGACCATCCGTGATGCCGACCAGATCCTGGTATTCGACCAGGGGCGGCTGGCTGAGCAAGGCCGGCACGATGCGCTGGTGGCACAGGGCGGCGTGTATGCCCGGCTGTGGCACAACTATGAAACCGCGCAGAACTGGTCGCTGATGGGAGTGCACTCATGA
- a CDS encoding MFS transporter: MSISSLVPSRLSARQVLPAIAGIYISQTIITALTTQALPSLLRDAGASLQVAGLTALLWIPWGIRFLWAPAVERLRLPAGRLQRRSRTLVLGGQWLIAAVLLVLGLAALAGHLSLADHAGLILAGLLVAALVAATTDVASDGFTVEQLASQQRGWGNVAQVGGSYVGAMLGAGGFLLVVGTLGWPQALLAAALAIVLLSVPMMLLREPPRDPALAVNHRPGLLHALRRPEVRTGLLLMLLSSIGVRLTLGMFGPFLLDKGLSLEELGWFFGTLHLGAGLTGAVLGGMLVRAAPGWRAVWIAVSLKALVLAALTLAAPTASLTVLMVLVGLMFAALGFVWVALYSALMGLTSPLQSGVDFTLFQSADALLAVAGGVAGGWLSQHLGYEVCFGLAAASAVVAVLVVKRKGPSLDNIRELHGV; the protein is encoded by the coding sequence ATGTCGATTTCTTCCCTAGTTCCGTCGCGCCTGAGTGCGCGGCAGGTTTTACCTGCTATTGCAGGCATCTATATCAGCCAGACGATTATTACGGCGTTAACCACCCAGGCCCTGCCTTCGCTGTTGCGCGATGCCGGAGCTTCGTTGCAAGTGGCGGGGCTGACTGCCCTGCTATGGATACCCTGGGGCATACGTTTTCTGTGGGCACCCGCGGTGGAACGCTTGCGTTTGCCGGCAGGACGGCTGCAACGACGTTCGCGCACGCTGGTGCTGGGCGGGCAATGGTTGATTGCAGCGGTGCTGCTGGTTCTGGGGCTGGCCGCACTGGCTGGGCATTTATCGCTGGCTGACCACGCCGGGCTGATTCTGGCCGGGCTGCTGGTAGCGGCCTTGGTGGCGGCCACCACGGACGTGGCGAGCGATGGCTTTACCGTGGAGCAGCTTGCCAGCCAACAACGCGGCTGGGGCAATGTGGCCCAGGTAGGCGGCAGTTATGTCGGCGCGATGCTGGGCGCAGGCGGCTTTTTGCTGGTGGTTGGCACACTGGGCTGGCCGCAGGCATTGCTGGCTGCGGCACTGGCGATTGTGCTGTTGAGTGTGCCGATGATGCTGCTGCGCGAACCGCCACGCGATCCGGCATTGGCAGTGAACCACCGGCCTGGCCTGCTGCATGCCTTGCGCCGCCCGGAAGTGCGCACGGGGCTGTTGTTGATGCTGTTGTCGAGTATCGGCGTGCGCCTGACGCTGGGCATGTTCGGCCCCTTCCTGCTGGACAAGGGCTTGAGCCTGGAGGAACTGGGCTGGTTCTTCGGCACGCTGCACCTGGGCGCGGGTCTGACCGGCGCGGTGCTTGGCGGGATGCTGGTGCGCGCCGCACCAGGCTGGCGGGCGGTGTGGATTGCGGTGAGTTTGAAAGCCCTAGTTCTGGCTGCGCTGACCCTGGCGGCACCGACGGCATCCCTGACGGTGTTGATGGTGTTGGTGGGGCTGATGTTCGCAGCACTGGGTTTTGTGTGGGTGGCGTTGTACTCGGCCTTGATGGGGCTGACCTCGCCCTTGCAATCCGGTGTGGATTTCACCTTGTTCCAGAGTGCCGATGCCTTGCTGGCAGTGGCCGGTGGCGTGGCCGGAGGCTGGCTGTCGCAGCATCTGGGCTATGAGGTGTGCTTCGGGCTGGCGGCAGCTTCAGCCGTGGTAGCGGTGCTGGTGGTCAAACGCAAAGGCCCTTCCCTGGACAACATCAGGGAGCTACACGGCGTATGA
- a CDS encoding AraC family transcriptional regulator, which translates to MYQPCEGLCISCINGRPGSKWAFQAEGPSAFSVNILLEGRMQAAFDDGAVLDAKAGSAIMMATGSYAKGWDVLDGQSEGAFRMVSIHMPQTAMAGLTGLQMDDLRSRICTVAGDQSHIDAFLGVMPASSGLQRIACDLLGFGCTYPGPCISRDLYLRAKAFEAIACFLRENLSAQQAKLPVPADRPHLIDARALLEKSYDQDWTVQTLARAVGLNEKRLQSGFHAMFGCSVYACLTRIRLDVAITLLQRGTSVTETAISCGFANLSHFSRLFRTHTGISPKQCALGITPKLQRQLASDGLQ; encoded by the coding sequence ATGTACCAACCCTGCGAAGGGTTGTGCATCAGTTGCATCAATGGTCGCCCAGGCAGCAAATGGGCATTTCAGGCAGAAGGGCCATCGGCCTTCAGCGTGAACATCTTGCTCGAAGGCCGCATGCAGGCTGCCTTCGATGATGGTGCCGTGCTCGATGCCAAGGCGGGGTCGGCCATCATGATGGCGACAGGCTCATACGCCAAAGGCTGGGACGTGCTCGACGGCCAATCTGAAGGTGCCTTCCGCATGGTCAGCATCCACATGCCGCAAACCGCCATGGCTGGCCTGACTGGCCTGCAGATGGACGACTTGCGCAGCCGCATCTGCACCGTGGCTGGCGATCAATCGCACATCGACGCCTTCCTCGGTGTCATGCCCGCCTCCAGCGGCCTGCAACGCATAGCCTGCGATCTGCTGGGCTTTGGCTGCACCTACCCCGGCCCTTGCATCTCGCGTGATCTGTACCTTCGCGCCAAGGCGTTCGAGGCCATCGCCTGCTTCCTGCGCGAAAACCTCTCAGCCCAACAGGCCAAGCTCCCCGTTCCGGCCGACAGGCCACACCTGATCGACGCTCGCGCCCTGCTGGAGAAAAGCTACGACCAGGACTGGACCGTGCAAACCCTGGCCCGCGCCGTGGGCCTGAACGAAAAACGCCTGCAATCGGGCTTCCATGCCATGTTCGGCTGCTCGGTCTATGCCTGCCTGACCCGCATCCGACTCGACGTTGCCATCACCTTGTTGCAACGCGGCACCAGCGTCACCGAAACCGCCATCAGTTGCGGCTTTGCCAACCTCAGCCACTTCAGCCGGTTGTTCCGCACCCACACCGGCATCTCGCCCAAGCAGTGTGCACTGGGCATCACCCCCAAGCTGCAACGCCAACTGGCGAGCGATGGCCTGCAGTAA
- a CDS encoding TonB-dependent receptor plug domain-containing protein has protein sequence MVFRGDNAGSTEGIAFCTRHGQAARRPAQQRQDGLHLRPSRLCLAVALVLSGHQAFAQDAQRPSPDQEEPSVLTITDADAPHMLDAVEVVGTAEQEKKAIGNTSGASKEDVERRGASHMSDLIDQISGTSVNSLYARPEVSVGVQGIAGHGRVAQSLEGINQNFHAFTRDIGQTGSIFIDPQFLKSIDVTRGGSSGTGALGSLGSSVDFKYLDLEDILRPGKDFGGMVRGSTGFSEYSNGQKPSGSFFLGGRNERWEAMVGASHSKNDFYKIGDNISNDELMHGIHGRNLWFHHDVTGSSIRDINQHGPCRYHANGYVGMSNCGLTTDQAKWFKQAAKNPLKGTQKETDSQMLRLRHYFNDDYDQSLELFVFSSKAKYETDQQPAVWVPVNENSTKDNWWVDGEASWHDYPWSVRTQLKNQVASLKWKGSFSEIFNPEVQIFHESQDRKQNWTGGSDGFAANQPLHYFTDVGSTGIKLSNVSRFESEVIGPFRLDTGLEFRQARKKVDSETESEYYERYLLETQGRDIDVMRFDPDSRTDTLGLALSLSTEGSGPWQASVGFGFQRVWLDVLNPVFTEGNIGQEGVVYGTSYWRNYYRGLGYSGNELRELAAAATAESSAKIKTDSQYGNLRTVRGRRDHQWDLKSANFGVSYSPPGTGLTFYTQAGYSERAPTSNEMYMHGELNRADFYANPYLEPEENLSLQLGMNYKKEGWLAASDRLDVGVNVYRNRIRNYITWGPMLPEGYPWPGIGNDQASVNNLNPFIRQGVELNLAYRQPLFYVRTNLTLPIRHDNKLCSWQVPSGRAYQTGTTSDGGNSYTDIGKGERLCYSSWNWMEAGTIEPIRGSLTAALTPMQGRLELGGTMHYRGRQRAAYWYDRNVQDDHHLGTQAGQTQPIPSQSQFIEAYLWPKVIKFDLFVNYQFNDQLRAGIYLANVTNKMEATPTAWGYNFYPGRTLTANLEYRF, from the coding sequence ATGGTATTCAGGGGAGACAACGCAGGAAGCACAGAGGGCATCGCCTTCTGCACACGACATGGGCAAGCGGCACGCAGACCGGCCCAGCAGCGCCAGGATGGCCTGCACCTGCGCCCCAGCCGTCTGTGCCTGGCCGTTGCCCTGGTGCTCTCTGGCCATCAAGCATTTGCCCAGGACGCACAGCGCCCCTCCCCTGACCAGGAAGAACCGTCTGTTCTGACTATCACCGATGCCGACGCCCCTCACATGCTGGATGCCGTGGAGGTAGTCGGCACAGCCGAACAAGAAAAGAAGGCCATAGGCAACACCAGTGGGGCGAGTAAGGAAGATGTGGAGCGGCGCGGTGCCAGCCACATGAGTGACCTGATTGATCAAATCTCGGGTACGTCTGTCAACAGCCTTTATGCCAGGCCAGAAGTGTCTGTTGGCGTACAAGGCATTGCGGGGCATGGGCGTGTGGCGCAATCGCTTGAAGGGATCAATCAGAATTTCCATGCCTTCACTCGTGACATCGGCCAGACCGGCTCCATTTTTATTGATCCGCAGTTTCTGAAGAGCATTGACGTCACAAGAGGCGGAAGTTCAGGAACTGGTGCTTTGGGTAGCCTGGGAAGCTCGGTAGATTTCAAGTATCTCGATCTGGAAGATATTCTGCGCCCAGGCAAAGATTTTGGCGGCATGGTTCGGGGTTCAACCGGATTCAGTGAATATAGCAATGGTCAAAAACCATCTGGGTCATTTTTCCTTGGTGGGCGAAATGAACGCTGGGAAGCAATGGTCGGTGCATCGCACAGCAAAAACGACTTCTATAAAATTGGCGACAACATTAGCAACGACGAGCTAATGCATGGCATTCACGGCAGGAATTTATGGTTCCATCATGACGTTACAGGATCATCAATCCGTGATATTAATCAGCACGGCCCTTGCCGTTACCATGCAAATGGATATGTAGGGATGAGCAATTGCGGCCTCACTACAGATCAAGCCAAGTGGTTTAAACAAGCCGCCAAAAATCCATTAAAGGGAACTCAAAAAGAAACCGACTCGCAGATGTTAAGGCTGCGGCATTATTTCAATGATGACTACGACCAGAGTCTGGAGTTATTTGTCTTTTCAAGCAAAGCCAAATACGAAACAGACCAACAACCTGCTGTGTGGGTTCCTGTAAATGAAAACTCAACAAAAGATAATTGGTGGGTCGATGGTGAGGCTTCTTGGCATGACTACCCATGGTCTGTCCGAACACAGCTGAAAAATCAAGTGGCCAGCTTAAAATGGAAAGGTAGCTTTTCAGAGATATTCAATCCTGAAGTGCAAATTTTCCATGAGAGCCAGGATCGAAAACAAAACTGGACCGGAGGTAGTGATGGTTTTGCCGCAAACCAACCTCTTCACTATTTCACTGATGTCGGCTCAACAGGGATAAAGCTAAGTAACGTCAGTCGCTTTGAATCAGAAGTTATCGGCCCTTTTCGTCTAGATACTGGATTGGAATTTAGGCAAGCCAGAAAGAAGGTTGATAGCGAAACGGAGTCGGAGTATTACGAAAGATACCTATTAGAGACGCAAGGACGAGATATCGACGTGATGCGGTTTGACCCTGACTCACGTACAGATACTCTGGGATTGGCCCTTTCATTAAGCACGGAAGGTTCAGGCCCGTGGCAAGCGAGTGTAGGCTTTGGTTTTCAGCGAGTTTGGCTTGATGTGTTGAACCCGGTGTTTACGGAAGGGAACATCGGTCAAGAGGGTGTTGTTTATGGTACATCGTATTGGCGAAATTATTACCGTGGCTTAGGCTATTCCGGAAATGAGTTAAGAGAACTTGCGGCAGCCGCCACAGCAGAAAGCAGTGCCAAAATTAAGACTGACTCACAGTACGGTAATCTCCGAACAGTCAGAGGACGGCGAGATCATCAGTGGGATCTCAAGTCTGCCAATTTTGGTGTTTCATATAGCCCTCCCGGAACTGGCCTGACTTTCTATACGCAAGCGGGATACAGCGAGCGTGCGCCAACCAGCAATGAAATGTATATGCATGGTGAACTCAACAGGGCAGATTTCTATGCAAACCCCTATCTTGAACCAGAAGAGAATCTCTCGCTGCAACTGGGGATGAACTACAAGAAGGAAGGCTGGCTTGCCGCAAGTGACCGCCTAGATGTAGGGGTGAATGTCTACCGTAATCGCATCCGCAACTACATTACATGGGGCCCCATGCTTCCAGAAGGCTACCCTTGGCCAGGAATAGGCAATGATCAGGCCAGCGTCAATAATCTCAATCCCTTTATTCGTCAAGGTGTTGAACTGAATCTGGCGTATCGTCAGCCTTTGTTTTATGTGCGAACTAACCTAACTCTGCCTATTCGACACGACAACAAGCTTTGCTCTTGGCAAGTGCCTAGTGGTAGAGCGTACCAAACAGGGACCACAAGTGATGGGGGAAACTCCTATACCGATATTGGCAAAGGAGAACGCCTTTGCTATTCAAGCTGGAACTGGATGGAAGCAGGCACGATTGAACCCATTCGAGGCAGTCTGACTGCTGCACTGACCCCTATGCAGGGTAGGCTTGAACTGGGCGGCACGATGCATTATCGCGGTAGGCAACGCGCCGCCTACTGGTATGACAGAAACGTCCAGGATGATCACCACCTTGGAACGCAGGCAGGACAAACCCAACCGATACCAAGTCAAAGCCAGTTTATAGAAGCCTATCTCTGGCCCAAAGTCATCAAGTTCGACCTGTTTGTCAATTACCAATTCAACGACCAGTTAAGGGCCGGAATTTATCTAGCCAATGTGACCAACAAAATGGAAGCCACACCCACCGCATGGGGATACAACTTCTACCCTGGTCGCACTTTGACGGCCAACTTGGAATACCGTTTCTGA
- a CDS encoding type I secretion system permease/ATPase produces the protein MTAGKSRPAEGAHGELARALLTYKRSFVHIGVFSGVINILMLAPALYMLQVYDRVLASGNEMTLLMLTVILLGMYALMGALEWVRSLVVLRLGTGFDRKLAPRIYDAAFSANLKTGKLNAAQPLDDLQQLRQFATGQSLFALFDAPWFPVYVLVMFYFHPALGWFALGGTVVLMGVAWLNERVSRPHLKKAGELAINSRRDAGANLRNAEVIAGMGMLANLRRRWAEQHLGYVREQNLASARMAKIQGWNKALRMAVQSLALGLGAWLVLENQMTAGMMIAGSILLGRALAPIDQIMGASRQWTQVKEAERRLSQLLGDFPPLAKGMDFPRPAGNLVVEQLLAAPPSQTQPVLHGINFKLNAGEALVVIGPSGAGKTTLARCLVNAWPPLRGKVRLDSAPLDQWRPEALGALVGYLPQDVQLFAGTVAENIARFGEVNEAKVIAAAQMAGVHELILQLPEGYQTRLGENGMGLSGGQRQRVGLARALYGEPCLVVLDEPNANLDEAGDVMLAKAIGRMKEAGITLVLITHKPNILKQADKLLILHAGAQADFGPMTEVMQRMQRGAQPRPTSGQPQPQQRVMPIPSYGAAMNFAQRKEGA, from the coding sequence ATGACGGCGGGCAAATCCCGGCCGGCAGAGGGTGCGCACGGTGAATTGGCCCGTGCTCTGCTGACCTACAAACGCAGTTTCGTACATATCGGCGTGTTCTCGGGCGTCATCAATATCCTGATGCTGGCTCCGGCGCTGTACATGCTGCAAGTGTATGACCGGGTACTGGCCTCCGGCAATGAGATGACCCTGCTGATGCTCACCGTCATCCTGCTGGGCATGTATGCCCTGATGGGCGCACTGGAGTGGGTACGCTCCCTGGTGGTGCTGCGTCTGGGCACCGGGTTTGACCGCAAGCTGGCCCCGCGCATCTACGACGCGGCTTTCAGCGCCAACCTCAAGACCGGCAAGCTCAATGCCGCACAGCCGCTGGATGATTTGCAGCAGCTGCGCCAGTTCGCCACCGGCCAATCGCTGTTCGCGCTGTTCGATGCGCCCTGGTTCCCGGTGTATGTGCTGGTGATGTTCTATTTCCACCCGGCACTGGGCTGGTTCGCCCTGGGCGGCACCGTGGTGCTGATGGGTGTGGCCTGGCTCAATGAGCGGGTCAGCCGCCCGCACCTGAAAAAAGCCGGAGAACTGGCGATCAATTCCCGCCGCGATGCCGGGGCCAACCTGCGCAATGCCGAGGTGATTGCCGGTATGGGCATGCTGGCCAATCTGCGCCGCCGCTGGGCCGAGCAGCACCTGGGCTATGTGCGTGAGCAAAACCTGGCCAGCGCCCGTATGGCGAAGATCCAGGGCTGGAACAAGGCGCTGCGCATGGCAGTGCAATCGCTGGCGCTGGGTCTAGGTGCCTGGCTGGTGCTGGAAAACCAGATGACGGCGGGCATGATGATTGCCGGCTCCATCCTGCTGGGCCGCGCCCTGGCACCCATCGACCAGATCATGGGTGCGTCACGCCAATGGACGCAGGTGAAGGAAGCGGAACGCCGCCTGAGCCAGTTGCTCGGTGACTTTCCGCCGCTGGCCAAGGGCATGGACTTCCCAAGGCCAGCAGGCAACCTGGTGGTCGAGCAGTTGCTGGCCGCCCCGCCCAGCCAGACCCAGCCGGTGCTGCATGGCATCAACTTCAAGCTGAACGCTGGTGAAGCCCTGGTGGTGATCGGCCCGTCCGGCGCGGGCAAGACCACACTGGCCCGCTGCCTGGTCAACGCCTGGCCGCCGCTGCGCGGCAAGGTGCGGCTGGACAGCGCCCCGCTCGACCAATGGCGCCCGGAGGCTCTGGGCGCGTTGGTCGGCTACCTGCCACAGGACGTGCAACTGTTCGCGGGCACCGTGGCCGAGAACATCGCCCGCTTCGGTGAGGTGAATGAGGCCAAGGTGATTGCCGCCGCGCAGATGGCGGGCGTGCATGAGCTGATTCTGCAACTGCCCGAGGGCTATCAGACCCGCCTGGGCGAAAACGGCATGGGCCTGTCTGGCGGGCAGCGCCAGCGTGTGGGCCTGGCCCGTGCCCTGTACGGCGAGCCGTGCCTGGTGGTGCTGGACGAACCCAACGCCAACCTCGACGAAGCCGGTGACGTCATGCTGGCCAAGGCCATCGGCCGCATGAAAGAAGCAGGCATCACTCTCGTGCTGATTACGCACAAACCCAACATCCTCAAGCAGGCCGACAAGCTGCTGATCTTGCACGCCGGCGCCCAGGCTGACTTTGGCCCGATGACCGAGGTGATGCAGCGCATGCAACGCGGTGCCCAGCCAAGGCCAACTTCCGGGCAGCCCCAACCACAGCAACGGGTCATGCCCATTCCCTCCTATGGGGCCGCGATGAACTTTGCGCAACGCAAGGAGGGAGCATGA